A genomic stretch from Setaria italica strain Yugu1 chromosome VII, Setaria_italica_v2.0, whole genome shotgun sequence includes:
- the LOC101763469 gene encoding probable aldo-keto reductase 2, which translates to MKLGSQGLEISAQGLGCMGMSAFYGPPKPEMDMIALRRHAVAAGVLLGGVREDEQPATKFGISSGDDGKPDFRGDPPYVRAACEGSLRRLGVDCIDLYYQHRIDTMVPIEVTVSGTVSNRNRILG; encoded by the exons ATGAAGCTGGGCTCGCAGGGGCTGGAGATCTCGGCGCAGGGCCTGGGCTGCATGGGCATGTCCGCCTTCTACGGCCCTCCCAAGCCGGAGATGGACATGATCGcgctccgccgccacgccgtcgcGGCCGGC GTGCTTCTGGGCGGGGTGAGGGAGGACGAGCAGCCCGCCACCAAGTTCGGCATCTCGTCCGGCGACGACGGCAAGCCTGACTTCCGCGGCGACCCGCCGTACGTGCGGGCGGCGTGCGAGGGCAGCCTCCGGCGGCTCGGCGTCGACTGCATCGACCTCTACTACCAGCATCGCATCGACACCATGGTACCTATCGAGGTCACGGTGAGTGGCACTGTTAGCAACCGGAACAGAATTTTGGGATAG
- the LOC101754265 gene encoding probable aldo-keto reductase 2, whose protein sequence is MAAAPVAVPRMKLGSQGLEVSAQGLGCMGMTAYYGPPKPETDMIALIRHAVAAGVTLLDTADSYGPHSNEILLGKALQGGLREKVDLATKFGVSFADGDREPDFRGDPAYVRAACEGSLRRLGVSCIDLYYQHRIDTRVPIEVTIGELKKLVEEGKIKYIGLSEASAATIRRAHAVHPITAVQLEWSLWSRDVEEDIIPTCRELGIGIVAYSPLGRGFFSSGAKLIDSLSEQDIRKNMPRFQAENLDKNAQVFERVNEMARRKGCTPSQLALAWVHHQGSDVCPIPGTTKILNFNHNVRALSLKLTPDDMSELESYAAANNVQGDRHSHIAYTWKNSETPPLSSWKAE, encoded by the exons ATGGCAGCTGCTCCGGTCGCGGTGCCGCGCATGAAGCTGGGCTCGCAGGGCCTGGAGGTCTCGGCGCAGGGCCTGGGCTGCATGGGCATGACAGCCTACTACGGCCCGCCCAAGCCCGAGACGGACATGATCGCGCTCAtccgccacgccgtcgccgcgggcGTCACCCTCCTCGACACCGCCGACAGCTACGGCCCGCACAGCAACGAGATCCTCCTCGGCAAGGCGCTGCAGGGAGGCTTGAGGGAGAAGGTGGACCTGGCCACCAAGTTCGGCGTCTCCTTCGCCGACGGCGACCGCGAGCCCGACTTCCGAGGCGACCCGGCGTACGTGCGGGCGGCGTGCGAGGGCAGCCTCCGGCGGCTCGGCGTCAGCTGCATCGACCTCTACTACCAGCACCGCATCGACACCAGGGTGCCCATCGAAGTCACG ATTGGTGAGCTCAAGAAGCTAGTTGAGGAAGGGAAGATAAAATATATCGGGTTATCTGAAGCATCTGCGGCAACAATTAGAAGAGCTCATGCGGTCCATCCTATCACCGCAGTTCAGCTGGAGTGGTCATTATGGTCTAGAGACGTAGAGGAGGATATAATTCCAACTTGCAG AGAACTTGGAATTGGAATCGTCGCTTACAGCCCACTCGGAAGAGGGTTCTTCTCTAGCGGGGCAAAACTGATTGACTCACTATCTGAGCAGGACATCCGCAAG AATATGCCTAGATTCCAAGCAGAGAATCTAGATAAGAACGCTCAGGTATTTGAGCGTGTTAATGAAATGGCAAGAAGAAAGGGATGCACACCATCGCAGCTTGCATTGGCGTGGGTTCACCATCAGGGAAGCGATGTTTGCCCCATACCTGGAACAACAAAAATTCTGAACTTTAATCATAATGTGAGGGCACTGTCTTTGAAGCTCACACCAGATGACATGTCTGAACTTGAGTCCTACGCCGCTGCAAATAATGTCCAAGGCGACCGACATTCTCATATTGCCTACACATGGAAGAACTCGGAGACTCCTCCATTGTCATCTTGGAAAGCCGAGTAA